From Triticum aestivum cultivar Chinese Spring chromosome 4A, IWGSC CS RefSeq v2.1, whole genome shotgun sequence, a single genomic window includes:
- the LOC123083290 gene encoding chaperone protein ClpB1-like encodes MSWSSPESMLFVGASAVASAALAWATWTLLDEFKYDKRPSETNYNELIGVKPLDATGSLRTLDATTTDPVIGRDDEIDRVVCILCRRTKNCAALVGAAGVGKTAIVEGLAQRIAAGNVPETLVGARIVEVDMGAMMAGTHWRGMFEQRIKDAIKEAEEAEGKVILFIDEMHMVVGAGGHKGGPIDAANILKPALARGRIRCVGATTSEEYQKYVQTDAALERRFQKVVVEEPSVHATVAILRGLKPRYQEHHGLQIQDDALVAAAHLAARYITGRKFPDKAIDLMDEACATIKMHADKQTTLEIVVGPGHVARVVSRWTKIPLATLDQEENEKLIHLAKKLHERVIGQDEAVNLVAQAVLRSRLGFGQIGQPISAFLFLGPIGVGKTELAKALAEKIFDNEKALIRFDMSEYADSGSVSRLTGGSRSYEEYGQLTEKVKRLPYSVILFDQLDKANASVFKVFHQLLDDAMLTDGKGQVVDFKNTIVIMTSNIGAEHLPSRIMGENTIKSGRDLLMNQVKKRFKPELINRLNKVVIFEPLSHDELRKIVKIQINNVISTVASKGVAVHATDAALDVILSESHDPVDGARPIRRWVQNHVTTILSDMLVDGEACAGSTISIDAAADDKRGLTFQVLKKQQELADQ; translated from the exons ATGTCGTGGTCTTCCCCGGAAAGCATGCTCTTCGTCGGAGCATCGGCCGTTGCCAGCGCTGCTCTAGCCTGGGCAACGTGGACGTTGCTCGACGAGTTCAAGTACGACAAACGCCCTTCGGAAACAAACTACAACGAACTCATCGGCGTCAAGCCCCTGGACGCCACCGGCAGCCTCAGGACCTTGGATGCTACCACGACCGACCCCGTCATCGGCCGCGACGACGAGATTGACCGCGTCGTCTGCATCCTCTGCCGGCGCACGAAGAACTGCGCCGCACTCGTCGGCGCCGCGGGGGTCGGCAAGACGGCCATCGTTGAGGGCCTCGCACAGCGCATCGCGGCCGGGAACGTCCCCGAGACGCTTGTCGGCGCACGCATCGTGGAGGTTGACATGGGGGCCATGATGGCCGGGACGCACTGGCGCGGCATGTTTGAGCAGCGCATCAAAGACGCCATCaaggaggcagaggaggcggaAGGCAAGGTCATCTTGTTCATCGACGAGATGCACATGGTCGTTGGCGCCGGCGGGCACAAGGGAGGCCCCATAGACGCCGCCAACATCCTCAAGCCGGCGCTGGCCCGCGGCCGCATCCGTTGCGTGGGCGCCACGACCTCCGAAGAGTATCAAAAATATGTTCAGACAGATGCCGCACTTGAGCGGCGGTTCCAGAAGGTTGTCGTCGAGGAGCCAAGTGTGCATGCAACCGTTGCCATCCTGCGAGGGCTGAAGCCAAGGTACCAAGAACACCATGGCCTGCAAATCCAGGACGATGCTCTTGTAGCCGCTGCACATCTCGCTGCCCGCTACATTACTG GCCGCAAATTCCCTGATAAAGCAATTGATCTTATGGATGAGGCATGCGCTACAATAAAGATGCACGCCGACAAACAAACGACCCTGGAAATTGTTGTTGGCCCTGGACATGTAGCACGG GTTGTGAGCCGATGGACTAAAATCCCTCTCGCTACACTTGACCAAGAGGAGAACGAGAAGTTGATCCACCTTGCGAAAAAATTGCATGAGCGTGTTATTGGCCAGGATGAAGCTGTTAATTTGGTTGCGCAAGCAGTCCTACGTTCTAGGCTCGGATTTGGACAAATCGGACAACCGATAAGTGCATTCCTCTTTTTGGGCCCGATTGGCGTCGGAAAGACAGAACTTGCTAAAGCCCTCGCTGAGAAGATATTTGACAACGAGAAGGCATTGATTCGCTTTGATATGTCGGAATATGCTGATAGTGGATCTGTGTCACGTCTCACCGGAGGATCTCGAAG CTATGAAGAATATGGACAACTCACCGAGAAAGTCAAGAGGCTCCCATATAGTGTTATCCTTTTCGACCAATTGGATAAAGCAAATGCCTCGGTATTCAAGGTGTTTCACCAGCTGCTCGACGATGCTATGTTGACCGATGGCAAAGGGCAAGTTGTAGATTTCAAGAACACTATCGTCATTATGACCTCAAATATAGGAGCAGAGCACCTACCGTCGAGAATTATGGGCGAAAATACAATCAAATCTGGAAGAGATCTCCTCATGAATCAG GTTAAGAAGCGCTTTAAGCCTGAACTTATCAATAGACTAAATAAGGTTGTGATATTCGAGCCACTTTCACACGATGAATTGAGGAAGATTGTGAAAATCCAGATAAATAATGTCATTTCGACAGTAGCTTCCAAGGGTGTCGCTGTACATGCAACTGATGCGGCCCTAGACGTCATCCTGTCAGAATCACATGACCCG GTGGACGGCGCAAGGCCCATTAGAAGGTGGGTGCAGAATCACGTGACCACGATTCTCTCGGACATGCTGGTCGACGGAGAAGCCTGTGCTGGCTCGACAATCTCCATCGATGCTGCCGCTGACGATAAGAGGGGGCTAACGTTCCAAGTGCTGAAGAAGCAGCAGGAGTTGGCAGATCAATGA